From a single Lates calcarifer isolate ASB-BC8 linkage group LG12, TLL_Latcal_v3, whole genome shotgun sequence genomic region:
- the hipk1b gene encoding homeodomain-interacting protein kinase 1 isoform X4: MSSQLQVFSPPSISSSAFCRVKKLKVESNVWDVSTTEAYSSIAGQSAYTFTPAMAVPPFAPSLVFPPAAPGSRGQVVVRAADSTGSLPRGSSRRVTEQATSSSYTHTETASETRGHRHGQKRKIEEASEGSGSGCGSVQILEELSAPAATYSTRTGGGGGGGTGQSIPHSAPTTKSSSSNGEGDYQLVQHEILCSVSCSYEVLEFLGRGTFGQVAKCWKRGTNEIVAIKILKNHPSYARQGQIEVGILNRLSAENADEYNFVRSYECFQHKGHTCLVFEMLEQNLYDFLKHSKFSPLPLRHIRPILQQVATALMKLKSLGLIHADLKPENIMLVDPLRQPYRVKVIDFGSASHVSKAVCSTYLQSRYYRAPEIILGLPFCEAIDMWSLGCVIAELFLGWPLYPGASEYDQIRYISQTQGLPAEYLLSAGTKTSRFFNRGPDSSYPLWRLKTPAEHEMEMGIKSKEARKYIFNCLDDMMQVNLSSHLEGTDMLAEKADRREFIDLLKRMLRLDADKRITPTKTLGHPFVTMSHLMDYPHSSHVKSCFQNMEICKRRSSYDSGKSLYSTNAVPSAAAGNLTVTFSSQLNQHNQVPSAGGAVPLLNYQPALYQQATINIPGLAQQSVPIPTRPAGLCSQTEPFQQTLIVCPPSTIQGLQPSSKSSSFPVRMENSVPIVPQNQSTQSLQIQPSMLTQAWPTGTQQILIPSSWQQVSGVAIHSSAHQSNVAESPLETLHSDAATQQGNSWRNTTQARTQQERKKVKARRGENRNRGLSAASLLSSSGVTPPSSSATLSQPIIISDTPSPAVSIITIHSDTDTEDERKFHPASVGLSQRTNVISCVTVHDSDSSTASPLTPLPRTLNPASTMSSRQVKSLAVVAPSVKTQGSERGAASRGRVETVNYMKPKRSNRQPCSSGESMERHGLVPSQSHPLNLSQVQPVVSSSQERSGASHGDSTLRRQQTFPPAVSASHYNFPEVSALTSTSASVPGLYTYPASTALSSASQAMEQLLGRGHGSHGHSPSTYAATYTSSSSSSSSRRDSASRRDSVSSLLHGLPAAYQHQFATGSPYVSVTPRAEAYSAYQLSPRRLTQYPYL, translated from the exons ATGAGCTCTCAGCTGCAggtcttctctcctccctcgaTCTCCTCCAGTGCCTTTTGCCGTGTTAAGAAGCTGAAGGTGGAGAGCAATGTCTGGGATGTTTCCACTACTGAAGCTTACAGCTCCATAGCAGGCCAGTCAGCATACACCTTCACGCCTGCAATGGCTGTGCCGCCCTTTGCACCGTCCCTGGTCTTCCCCCCTGCAGCTCCTGGCTCCAGGGGTCAAGTGGTGGTGCGGGCAGCTGATAGCACCGGCAGTCTTCCCCGTGGCTCCAGTCGGCGTGTCACAGAGCAGGCGACGTCCTCCTCTTACACTCATACTGAGACAGCCTCTGAAACGAGGGGTCACAGGCACGGGCAGAAGAGAAAGATCGAGGAGGCCAGTGAAGGCAGTGGGAGTGGGTGTGGCAGTGTCCAAATATTAGAGGAGCTCTCAGCTCCGGCAGCAACATACTCCACCCGTACGGGCGGCGGTGGAGGAGGGGGCACAGGTCAGTCTATACCCCACTCGGCTCCGACCACCAAGAGCAGTAGCTCCAATGGTGAAGGAGATTATCAGCTAGTGCAGCATGAGATCCTCTGCTCGGTGTCCTGTAGCTATGAAGTGCTGGAGTTTCTGGGAAGAGGCACATTTGGACAAGTAGCCAAGTGCTGGAAGAGAGGCACCAATGAGATTGTGGCCATCAAGATCCTGAAAAACCATCCCTCATACGCTCGACAGGGCCAGATTGAG GTGGGCATCCTGAACCGGCTAAGCGCAGAGAATGCAGATGAGTACAACTTTGTGCGTTCATATGAATGCTTCCAACACAAGGGTCACACCTGCCTGGTGTTTGAGATGCTGGAGCAGAACCTGTACGACTTTCTCAAACACAGCAAGTTCAGCCCACTCCCACTACGGCACATCAGGCCCATCCTACAGCAG GTGGCTACAGCACTAATGAAGTTGAAGAGCCTGGGTCTGATTCATGCAGACCTGAAGCCTGAGAACATCATGCTGGTCGACCCCCTTAGACAGCCCTACAGGGTGAAGGTCATTGACTTCGGCTCAGCAAGTCATGTGTCCAAGGCCGTCTGCTCAACCTACTTACAGTCTCGCTACTACAG GGCTCCAGAGATCATTTTAGGTTTGCCATTCTGTGAGGCCATTGACATGTGGTCTTTAGGCTGTGTGATAGCTGAGCTGTTTCTGGGTTGGCCTCTCTACCCCGGAGCCTCGGAGTACGACCAG ATACGCTACATTTCCCAGACTCAGGGCCTACCAGCAGAGTACCTACTGAGCGCCGGCACTAAGACCAGCCGCTTCTTCAACCGAGGCCCTGACTCCAGCTACCCACTCTGGAGGCTAAAG acccCAGCAGAGCATGAAATGGAGATGGGTATCAAGTCCAAGGAGGCCAGGAAGTATATCTTCAACTGTCTGGATGACATGATGCAG GTCAACCTGTCATCTCATTTGGAGGGGACGGACATGTTGGCTGAGAAAGCCGATAGACGAGAGTTTATAGACCTCTTGAAGCGGATGCTCCGTTTGGATGCCGACAAAAGGATCACACCTACAAAAACTCTGGGTCACCCCTTTGTCACTATGAGCCACCTCATGGATTATCCTCACAGCTCCCA CGTGAAGTCGTGTTTCCAGAACATGGAGATCTGCAAGCGCCGGAGCTCCTATGACAGTGGCAAATCCTTGTACTCCACCAATGCAGTCCCGAGCGCTGCAGCGGGAAACCTCACTGTTACCTTCAGTAGCCAACTCAACCAACATAACCAG GTGCCTTCTGCGGGGGGAGCGGTGCCTTTGCTGAACTACCAGCCAGCTCTGTACCAGCAGGCGACTATCAACATTCCCGGGCTGGCTCAACAGAGTGTCCCGATTCCAACGCGTCCTGCTGGGCTGTGTAGCCAGACAGAACCCTTCCAGCAGACTCTCATCGTCTGCCCACCCTCCACTATTCAAG GGCTACAGCCATCCAGTAAGAGTTCTAGTTTCCCTGTGAGGATGGAGAACTCTGTTCCTATAGTACCTCAGAATCAGTCTACTCAGTCATTGCAGATCCAGCCAAGTATGCTCACACAG GCCTGGCCCACTGGCACCCAACAAATCCTCATACCATCATCATGGCAGCAGGTTTCAGGCGTGGCCATCCACAGCTCTGCCCACCAGTCAAATGTCGCTGAATCTCCCCTGGAAACACTTCACTCAGATGCTGCCACACAGCAGGGAAACAGCTGGAG GAACACAACCCAAGCCAGGActcagcaggagaggaagaaagtgaAAGCCAGACGTGGAGAGAACAGAAACAG GGGTCTCTCCGCTGCATCATTACTCAGCAGTAGTGGTGTGACTCCACCCAGTTCCAGCGCCACATTGTCCCAGCCAATCATCATCTCCGACACACCCAGCCCGGCGGTCAGCATCATCACTATtcacagtgacactgacacagaagATGAGCGCAAGTTCCATCCGGCCAG TGTTGGTCTGAGCCAGCGCACTAATGTCATCAGCTGTGTGACGGTACACGACTCCGACTCCTCTACAGCCAGCCCCCTGACTCCTCTGCCACGCACACTTAACCCAGCTAGCACCATGTCATCACGTCAAGTCAAATCTCTGGCAGTGGTGGCACCCTCGGTCAAAACCCAGGGCTCTGAGAGAGGAGCGGCTTCACGTGGACGCGTAGAGACTG TGAACTACATGAAGCCTAAGAGATCCAATCGACAGCCGTGCAGCTCAGGGGAGAGCATGGAGCGCCATGGACTGGTGCCAAGTCAGTCACACCCCTTAAACCTTAGCCAG GTTCAGCCGGTGGTTTCTTCATCTCAGGAGCGTTCGGGGGCGTCCCACGGCGACTCAACTCTGCGTCGCCAGCAGACATTCCCTCCGGCCGTCTCAGCCTCTCACTACAACTTCCCCGAGGTCTCAGCCCTGACGTCAACCTCAGCCTCGGTCCCCGGCCTGTACACCTACCCAGCCTCCACCGCCCTTTCCTCGGCCTCGCAGGCCATGGAGCAGCTGCTGGGCCGTGGCCACGGCAGCCACGGACACTCCCCCTCCACCTATGCAGCAACGTacacctcatcctcctcctcctcctcttccaggAGAGACTCGGCCAGTCGCAGGGATTCCGTCAGCAGCCTGCTGCACGGCCTCCCCGCAGCCTACCAGCATCAGTTCGCCACTGGTTCTCCCTACGTTAGCGTGACGCCCCGGGCCGAGGCTTACAGTGCCTACCAGCTGAGCCCCAGGCGCCTCACACAGTACCCCTACCTATag
- the hipk1b gene encoding homeodomain-interacting protein kinase 1 isoform X2 — translation MSSQLQVFSPPSISSSAFCRVKKLKVESNVWDVSTTEAYSSIAGQSAYTFTPAMAVPPFAPSLVFPPAAPGSRGQVVVRAADSTGSLPRGSSRRVTEQATSSSYTHTETASETRGHRHGQKRKIEEASEGSGSGCGSVQILEELSAPAATYSTRTGGGGGGGTGQSIPHSAPTTKSSSSNGEGDYQLVQHEILCSVSCSYEVLEFLGRGTFGQVAKCWKRGTNEIVAIKILKNHPSYARQGQIEVGILNRLSAENADEYNFVRSYECFQHKGHTCLVFEMLEQNLYDFLKHSKFSPLPLRHIRPILQQVATALMKLKSLGLIHADLKPENIMLVDPLRQPYRVKVIDFGSASHVSKAVCSTYLQSRYYRAPEIILGLPFCEAIDMWSLGCVIAELFLGWPLYPGASEYDQIRYISQTQGLPAEYLLSAGTKTSRFFNRGPDSSYPLWRLKTPAEHEMEMGIKSKEARKYIFNCLDDMMQVNLSSHLEGTDMLAEKADRREFIDLLKRMLRLDADKRITPTKTLGHPFVTMSHLMDYPHSSHVKSCFQNMEICKRRSSYDSGKSLYSTNAVPSAAAGNLTVTFSSQLNQHNQVPSAGGAVPLLNYQPALYQQATINIPGLAQQSVPIPTRPAGLCSQTEPFQQTLIVCPPSTIQGLQPSSKSSSFPVRMENSVPIVPQNQSTQSLQIQPSMLTQGSCTPLMVATLHPPSAGIAPQYSLPLGLGTGVGRPTLLEHTATVLAWPTGTQQILIPSSWQQVSGVAIHSSAHQSNVAESPLETLHSDAATQQGNSWRNTTQARTQQERKKVKARRGENRNRGLSAASLLSSSGVTPPSSSATLSQPIIISDTPSPAVSIITIHSDTDTEDERKFHPASVGLSQRTNVISCVTVHDSDSSTASPLTPLPRTLNPASTMSSRQVKSLAVVAPSVKTQGSERGAASRGRVETVNYMKPKRSNRQPCSSGESMERHGLVPSQSHPLNLSQVQPVVSSSQERSGASHGDSTLRRQQTFPPAVSASHYNFPEVSALTSTSASVPGLYTYPASTALSSASQAMEQLLGRGHGSHGHSPSTYAATYTSSSSSSSSRRDSASRRDSVSSLLHGLPAAYQHQFATGSPYVSVTPRAEAYSAYQLSPRRLTQYPYL, via the exons ATGAGCTCTCAGCTGCAggtcttctctcctccctcgaTCTCCTCCAGTGCCTTTTGCCGTGTTAAGAAGCTGAAGGTGGAGAGCAATGTCTGGGATGTTTCCACTACTGAAGCTTACAGCTCCATAGCAGGCCAGTCAGCATACACCTTCACGCCTGCAATGGCTGTGCCGCCCTTTGCACCGTCCCTGGTCTTCCCCCCTGCAGCTCCTGGCTCCAGGGGTCAAGTGGTGGTGCGGGCAGCTGATAGCACCGGCAGTCTTCCCCGTGGCTCCAGTCGGCGTGTCACAGAGCAGGCGACGTCCTCCTCTTACACTCATACTGAGACAGCCTCTGAAACGAGGGGTCACAGGCACGGGCAGAAGAGAAAGATCGAGGAGGCCAGTGAAGGCAGTGGGAGTGGGTGTGGCAGTGTCCAAATATTAGAGGAGCTCTCAGCTCCGGCAGCAACATACTCCACCCGTACGGGCGGCGGTGGAGGAGGGGGCACAGGTCAGTCTATACCCCACTCGGCTCCGACCACCAAGAGCAGTAGCTCCAATGGTGAAGGAGATTATCAGCTAGTGCAGCATGAGATCCTCTGCTCGGTGTCCTGTAGCTATGAAGTGCTGGAGTTTCTGGGAAGAGGCACATTTGGACAAGTAGCCAAGTGCTGGAAGAGAGGCACCAATGAGATTGTGGCCATCAAGATCCTGAAAAACCATCCCTCATACGCTCGACAGGGCCAGATTGAG GTGGGCATCCTGAACCGGCTAAGCGCAGAGAATGCAGATGAGTACAACTTTGTGCGTTCATATGAATGCTTCCAACACAAGGGTCACACCTGCCTGGTGTTTGAGATGCTGGAGCAGAACCTGTACGACTTTCTCAAACACAGCAAGTTCAGCCCACTCCCACTACGGCACATCAGGCCCATCCTACAGCAG GTGGCTACAGCACTAATGAAGTTGAAGAGCCTGGGTCTGATTCATGCAGACCTGAAGCCTGAGAACATCATGCTGGTCGACCCCCTTAGACAGCCCTACAGGGTGAAGGTCATTGACTTCGGCTCAGCAAGTCATGTGTCCAAGGCCGTCTGCTCAACCTACTTACAGTCTCGCTACTACAG GGCTCCAGAGATCATTTTAGGTTTGCCATTCTGTGAGGCCATTGACATGTGGTCTTTAGGCTGTGTGATAGCTGAGCTGTTTCTGGGTTGGCCTCTCTACCCCGGAGCCTCGGAGTACGACCAG ATACGCTACATTTCCCAGACTCAGGGCCTACCAGCAGAGTACCTACTGAGCGCCGGCACTAAGACCAGCCGCTTCTTCAACCGAGGCCCTGACTCCAGCTACCCACTCTGGAGGCTAAAG acccCAGCAGAGCATGAAATGGAGATGGGTATCAAGTCCAAGGAGGCCAGGAAGTATATCTTCAACTGTCTGGATGACATGATGCAG GTCAACCTGTCATCTCATTTGGAGGGGACGGACATGTTGGCTGAGAAAGCCGATAGACGAGAGTTTATAGACCTCTTGAAGCGGATGCTCCGTTTGGATGCCGACAAAAGGATCACACCTACAAAAACTCTGGGTCACCCCTTTGTCACTATGAGCCACCTCATGGATTATCCTCACAGCTCCCA CGTGAAGTCGTGTTTCCAGAACATGGAGATCTGCAAGCGCCGGAGCTCCTATGACAGTGGCAAATCCTTGTACTCCACCAATGCAGTCCCGAGCGCTGCAGCGGGAAACCTCACTGTTACCTTCAGTAGCCAACTCAACCAACATAACCAG GTGCCTTCTGCGGGGGGAGCGGTGCCTTTGCTGAACTACCAGCCAGCTCTGTACCAGCAGGCGACTATCAACATTCCCGGGCTGGCTCAACAGAGTGTCCCGATTCCAACGCGTCCTGCTGGGCTGTGTAGCCAGACAGAACCCTTCCAGCAGACTCTCATCGTCTGCCCACCCTCCACTATTCAAG GGCTACAGCCATCCAGTAAGAGTTCTAGTTTCCCTGTGAGGATGGAGAACTCTGTTCCTATAGTACCTCAGAATCAGTCTACTCAGTCATTGCAGATCCAGCCAAGTATGCTCACACAG ggTTCCTGCACACCCCTGATGGTGGCCACCCTGCACCCACCCTCAGCAGGCATAGCCCCCCAGTATTCTCTGCCCCTCGGGCTGGGCACCGGGGTGGGTCGGCCCACCCTCCTGGAGCACACAGCCACAGTGCTG GCCTGGCCCACTGGCACCCAACAAATCCTCATACCATCATCATGGCAGCAGGTTTCAGGCGTGGCCATCCACAGCTCTGCCCACCAGTCAAATGTCGCTGAATCTCCCCTGGAAACACTTCACTCAGATGCTGCCACACAGCAGGGAAACAGCTGGAG GAACACAACCCAAGCCAGGActcagcaggagaggaagaaagtgaAAGCCAGACGTGGAGAGAACAGAAACAG GGGTCTCTCCGCTGCATCATTACTCAGCAGTAGTGGTGTGACTCCACCCAGTTCCAGCGCCACATTGTCCCAGCCAATCATCATCTCCGACACACCCAGCCCGGCGGTCAGCATCATCACTATtcacagtgacactgacacagaagATGAGCGCAAGTTCCATCCGGCCAG TGTTGGTCTGAGCCAGCGCACTAATGTCATCAGCTGTGTGACGGTACACGACTCCGACTCCTCTACAGCCAGCCCCCTGACTCCTCTGCCACGCACACTTAACCCAGCTAGCACCATGTCATCACGTCAAGTCAAATCTCTGGCAGTGGTGGCACCCTCGGTCAAAACCCAGGGCTCTGAGAGAGGAGCGGCTTCACGTGGACGCGTAGAGACTG TGAACTACATGAAGCCTAAGAGATCCAATCGACAGCCGTGCAGCTCAGGGGAGAGCATGGAGCGCCATGGACTGGTGCCAAGTCAGTCACACCCCTTAAACCTTAGCCAG GTTCAGCCGGTGGTTTCTTCATCTCAGGAGCGTTCGGGGGCGTCCCACGGCGACTCAACTCTGCGTCGCCAGCAGACATTCCCTCCGGCCGTCTCAGCCTCTCACTACAACTTCCCCGAGGTCTCAGCCCTGACGTCAACCTCAGCCTCGGTCCCCGGCCTGTACACCTACCCAGCCTCCACCGCCCTTTCCTCGGCCTCGCAGGCCATGGAGCAGCTGCTGGGCCGTGGCCACGGCAGCCACGGACACTCCCCCTCCACCTATGCAGCAACGTacacctcatcctcctcctcctcctcttccaggAGAGACTCGGCCAGTCGCAGGGATTCCGTCAGCAGCCTGCTGCACGGCCTCCCCGCAGCCTACCAGCATCAGTTCGCCACTGGTTCTCCCTACGTTAGCGTGACGCCCCGGGCCGAGGCTTACAGTGCCTACCAGCTGAGCCCCAGGCGCCTCACACAGTACCCCTACCTATag
- the hipk1b gene encoding homeodomain-interacting protein kinase 1 isoform X1, producing MSSQLQVFSPPSISSSAFCRVKKLKVESNVWDVSTTEAYSSIAGQSAYTFTPAMAVPPFAPSLVFPPAAPGSRGQVVVRAADSTGSLPRGSSRRVTEQATSSSYTHTETASETRGHRHGQKRKIEEASEGSGSGCGSVQILEELSAPAATYSTRTGGGGGGGTGQSIPHSAPTTKSSSSNGEGDYQLVQHEILCSVSCSYEVLEFLGRGTFGQVAKCWKRGTNEIVAIKILKNHPSYARQGQIEVGILNRLSAENADEYNFVRSYECFQHKGHTCLVFEMLEQNLYDFLKHSKFSPLPLRHIRPILQQVATALMKLKSLGLIHADLKPENIMLVDPLRQPYRVKVIDFGSASHVSKAVCSTYLQSRYYRAPEIILGLPFCEAIDMWSLGCVIAELFLGWPLYPGASEYDQIRYISQTQGLPAEYLLSAGTKTSRFFNRGPDSSYPLWRLKTPAEHEMEMGIKSKEARKYIFNCLDDMMQVNLSSHLEGTDMLAEKADRREFIDLLKRMLRLDADKRITPTKTLGHPFVTMSHLMDYPHSSHVKSCFQNMEICKRRSSYDSGKSLYSTNAVPSAAAGNLTVTFSSQLNQHNQVPSAGGAVPLLNYQPALYQQATINIPGLAQQSVPIPTRPAGLCSQTEPFQQTLIVCPPSTIQGLQPSSKSSSFPVRMENSVPIVPQNQSTQSLQIQPSMLTQGSCTPLMVATLHPPSAGIAPQYSLPLGLGTGVGRPTLLEHTATVLQAWPTGTQQILIPSSWQQVSGVAIHSSAHQSNVAESPLETLHSDAATQQGNSWRNTTQARTQQERKKVKARRGENRNRGLSAASLLSSSGVTPPSSSATLSQPIIISDTPSPAVSIITIHSDTDTEDERKFHPASVGLSQRTNVISCVTVHDSDSSTASPLTPLPRTLNPASTMSSRQVKSLAVVAPSVKTQGSERGAASRGRVETVNYMKPKRSNRQPCSSGESMERHGLVPSQSHPLNLSQVQPVVSSSQERSGASHGDSTLRRQQTFPPAVSASHYNFPEVSALTSTSASVPGLYTYPASTALSSASQAMEQLLGRGHGSHGHSPSTYAATYTSSSSSSSSRRDSASRRDSVSSLLHGLPAAYQHQFATGSPYVSVTPRAEAYSAYQLSPRRLTQYPYL from the exons ATGAGCTCTCAGCTGCAggtcttctctcctccctcgaTCTCCTCCAGTGCCTTTTGCCGTGTTAAGAAGCTGAAGGTGGAGAGCAATGTCTGGGATGTTTCCACTACTGAAGCTTACAGCTCCATAGCAGGCCAGTCAGCATACACCTTCACGCCTGCAATGGCTGTGCCGCCCTTTGCACCGTCCCTGGTCTTCCCCCCTGCAGCTCCTGGCTCCAGGGGTCAAGTGGTGGTGCGGGCAGCTGATAGCACCGGCAGTCTTCCCCGTGGCTCCAGTCGGCGTGTCACAGAGCAGGCGACGTCCTCCTCTTACACTCATACTGAGACAGCCTCTGAAACGAGGGGTCACAGGCACGGGCAGAAGAGAAAGATCGAGGAGGCCAGTGAAGGCAGTGGGAGTGGGTGTGGCAGTGTCCAAATATTAGAGGAGCTCTCAGCTCCGGCAGCAACATACTCCACCCGTACGGGCGGCGGTGGAGGAGGGGGCACAGGTCAGTCTATACCCCACTCGGCTCCGACCACCAAGAGCAGTAGCTCCAATGGTGAAGGAGATTATCAGCTAGTGCAGCATGAGATCCTCTGCTCGGTGTCCTGTAGCTATGAAGTGCTGGAGTTTCTGGGAAGAGGCACATTTGGACAAGTAGCCAAGTGCTGGAAGAGAGGCACCAATGAGATTGTGGCCATCAAGATCCTGAAAAACCATCCCTCATACGCTCGACAGGGCCAGATTGAG GTGGGCATCCTGAACCGGCTAAGCGCAGAGAATGCAGATGAGTACAACTTTGTGCGTTCATATGAATGCTTCCAACACAAGGGTCACACCTGCCTGGTGTTTGAGATGCTGGAGCAGAACCTGTACGACTTTCTCAAACACAGCAAGTTCAGCCCACTCCCACTACGGCACATCAGGCCCATCCTACAGCAG GTGGCTACAGCACTAATGAAGTTGAAGAGCCTGGGTCTGATTCATGCAGACCTGAAGCCTGAGAACATCATGCTGGTCGACCCCCTTAGACAGCCCTACAGGGTGAAGGTCATTGACTTCGGCTCAGCAAGTCATGTGTCCAAGGCCGTCTGCTCAACCTACTTACAGTCTCGCTACTACAG GGCTCCAGAGATCATTTTAGGTTTGCCATTCTGTGAGGCCATTGACATGTGGTCTTTAGGCTGTGTGATAGCTGAGCTGTTTCTGGGTTGGCCTCTCTACCCCGGAGCCTCGGAGTACGACCAG ATACGCTACATTTCCCAGACTCAGGGCCTACCAGCAGAGTACCTACTGAGCGCCGGCACTAAGACCAGCCGCTTCTTCAACCGAGGCCCTGACTCCAGCTACCCACTCTGGAGGCTAAAG acccCAGCAGAGCATGAAATGGAGATGGGTATCAAGTCCAAGGAGGCCAGGAAGTATATCTTCAACTGTCTGGATGACATGATGCAG GTCAACCTGTCATCTCATTTGGAGGGGACGGACATGTTGGCTGAGAAAGCCGATAGACGAGAGTTTATAGACCTCTTGAAGCGGATGCTCCGTTTGGATGCCGACAAAAGGATCACACCTACAAAAACTCTGGGTCACCCCTTTGTCACTATGAGCCACCTCATGGATTATCCTCACAGCTCCCA CGTGAAGTCGTGTTTCCAGAACATGGAGATCTGCAAGCGCCGGAGCTCCTATGACAGTGGCAAATCCTTGTACTCCACCAATGCAGTCCCGAGCGCTGCAGCGGGAAACCTCACTGTTACCTTCAGTAGCCAACTCAACCAACATAACCAG GTGCCTTCTGCGGGGGGAGCGGTGCCTTTGCTGAACTACCAGCCAGCTCTGTACCAGCAGGCGACTATCAACATTCCCGGGCTGGCTCAACAGAGTGTCCCGATTCCAACGCGTCCTGCTGGGCTGTGTAGCCAGACAGAACCCTTCCAGCAGACTCTCATCGTCTGCCCACCCTCCACTATTCAAG GGCTACAGCCATCCAGTAAGAGTTCTAGTTTCCCTGTGAGGATGGAGAACTCTGTTCCTATAGTACCTCAGAATCAGTCTACTCAGTCATTGCAGATCCAGCCAAGTATGCTCACACAG ggTTCCTGCACACCCCTGATGGTGGCCACCCTGCACCCACCCTCAGCAGGCATAGCCCCCCAGTATTCTCTGCCCCTCGGGCTGGGCACCGGGGTGGGTCGGCCCACCCTCCTGGAGCACACAGCCACAGTGCTG CAGGCCTGGCCCACTGGCACCCAACAAATCCTCATACCATCATCATGGCAGCAGGTTTCAGGCGTGGCCATCCACAGCTCTGCCCACCAGTCAAATGTCGCTGAATCTCCCCTGGAAACACTTCACTCAGATGCTGCCACACAGCAGGGAAACAGCTGGAG GAACACAACCCAAGCCAGGActcagcaggagaggaagaaagtgaAAGCCAGACGTGGAGAGAACAGAAACAG GGGTCTCTCCGCTGCATCATTACTCAGCAGTAGTGGTGTGACTCCACCCAGTTCCAGCGCCACATTGTCCCAGCCAATCATCATCTCCGACACACCCAGCCCGGCGGTCAGCATCATCACTATtcacagtgacactgacacagaagATGAGCGCAAGTTCCATCCGGCCAG TGTTGGTCTGAGCCAGCGCACTAATGTCATCAGCTGTGTGACGGTACACGACTCCGACTCCTCTACAGCCAGCCCCCTGACTCCTCTGCCACGCACACTTAACCCAGCTAGCACCATGTCATCACGTCAAGTCAAATCTCTGGCAGTGGTGGCACCCTCGGTCAAAACCCAGGGCTCTGAGAGAGGAGCGGCTTCACGTGGACGCGTAGAGACTG TGAACTACATGAAGCCTAAGAGATCCAATCGACAGCCGTGCAGCTCAGGGGAGAGCATGGAGCGCCATGGACTGGTGCCAAGTCAGTCACACCCCTTAAACCTTAGCCAG GTTCAGCCGGTGGTTTCTTCATCTCAGGAGCGTTCGGGGGCGTCCCACGGCGACTCAACTCTGCGTCGCCAGCAGACATTCCCTCCGGCCGTCTCAGCCTCTCACTACAACTTCCCCGAGGTCTCAGCCCTGACGTCAACCTCAGCCTCGGTCCCCGGCCTGTACACCTACCCAGCCTCCACCGCCCTTTCCTCGGCCTCGCAGGCCATGGAGCAGCTGCTGGGCCGTGGCCACGGCAGCCACGGACACTCCCCCTCCACCTATGCAGCAACGTacacctcatcctcctcctcctcctcttccaggAGAGACTCGGCCAGTCGCAGGGATTCCGTCAGCAGCCTGCTGCACGGCCTCCCCGCAGCCTACCAGCATCAGTTCGCCACTGGTTCTCCCTACGTTAGCGTGACGCCCCGGGCCGAGGCTTACAGTGCCTACCAGCTGAGCCCCAGGCGCCTCACACAGTACCCCTACCTATag